Genomic DNA from Pseudoalteromonas sp. MM1:
CCTAACCCAGAAGTGTTTTTAAAAATTTTTGAAAAAAGTAACGATGAAGCCTTAAGTATAAACAATTCCCCCGTATCGCAGAGCCGATATTTTATGGATTTTGTAAATAAGGAATGCACATTATTCACCGAACAAGGTAATGATATAAAAATACCGTTGGATTTTTATGAAAAAGATTTTTTTTATTGGCTTATTAAGTTATCAAATAAAGATAAAAGTATTATTTATTGTAACTCTAAAAGAGATACTATAGATTTTGCATTAGAGTTTTCAAAAAAATTACCACCAAAAAAGAATGAAAGTTTAAACGAACTAATTTCAATAGTTCAAGATAATCTGCATGCCGACTATTTTTTGATTGATTGTCTAAAAAAAGGTGTTGGTTTTCACTTCGGCAATTTACCTCAAGACATAAGGGAAAAAGTAGAGATACTTTTTGCAAAAGGTGATGGTATTGATTATTTATTCTGTACATCAACCTTATTAGAAGGTGTTAACTTACCAGCTAAAAATATTTTTATTCTAAGTAATGCTATAGGTTTAACCAAGTTCACTGATATTGATTTTTGGAACCTAGCAGGTCGCGCAGGTAGAATGACAAAAGAATTATCAGGAAATATCATTTGCGCAAGAATTAAAGTAAAGAACAATCGCTGGAATGAACCTGAAAAAGATTTAAATGTCGTTAGAAATAAAGCCACGAAATCAATCGATTCAATTCTTTCAAGTGGGAAAGGTAACTTTTATAAAAACTTAGAGCGGTCAATAAAAGGTGAACCTTTTACTAATAAGTCAGCATCATATAACGAAATAAATATTTGGAATCATTATGCAAATATTGCCCAAATACACGAAGTTCTGAACTATGACTCAACGTTAAAAAGTAATTTTATAAAGAGAGTTGCCTCTGCTAAAGAAACTTTAGAAAAAAGCACAAAGAAAAATATTGTTCCTGAGCGAATTCTTTCATTCTCCTCAATGATAAAGCCTAAATATCAGAATGATTTTTTAATGCGTCATTATGAAGATAGTTTAGTTTTAAATGCAGATATCGATTATGAAAATTGTCTTGAAGCCTTAAATACGCTTTACCAAATCTATGACTGGGAGCATGAGGAGTCTCATGGACGACGTCCAATATGCAGAACAAAGGATAGTTTAAAGTACTATGCAGTTTTATTATCAAGTTGGATGACTTCTACACCATTAAATCTAATGGTATTAAACTCATTAAAACATTTTGATAAAAAAGGAGAAATTTGGGACGAATCATCGAGATGCTTAATACCATTCAAACGACAAGATAAGACCCATATAAATATGGTTATTAATGAATTAATAACTGATATAGACCATATAGTTAGATTTAAATTAAAAAACTATTTCGATAATTATTTCCTATTACTTACAGAGAAATTGGGGGAGAATTATGCTGGTGAAAATTGGGCTGAATTTCTTGAATATGGCACTAATGATCGTAGAGTAATGGAGTTACAAAATATTGGTTTTTCAAGGCACTTATCGTTATTTTTGTTAGACAAGTACAGTAATCACTTGAGCTTCAGAGGAAATGATTTAATTAAACTCGATATTAAAGCTATTGCTTCATCTTTGGTCGGTAAAAATGCAGAGTATGAGGAGTTTGCTGAAGTACTTTCCTTGGAGCCTTAAAGATAAAAATGCTCATCTTTTAAAATCATTGCAAGGTCTTTCTGAATTATGCTGATTGTTTACTCGTGATACTGCCTAGCTGAGGGTAGGTTTTGATTTGAGGTCGGTTAATTAGTTATGGTATTTTTTATGGTCTGACTAGTTACATAATGTATTTGAACATAAAAAGATGTAAATTATTTAGTTCTTAATTATGACTCGAATAAGGCAGTATGCTTTTTCATTTGTTCATTTGTAAAACATGGTCTAATTAATTGTAAGTCGTCATTTGACATTGAGTAAATAGAATATTTATTGTCGTCAGAACGTAGGCTTATTTTGTAATTTTTGGGGTCATAACTTATGTTTGATGAATCTAAAAGTTTAAATAAGTTGAGTAACTCAATTGGCGTAAAAGCTGATTGCAGTTTGTAATTTCTAACGGTTCGTTCAATGAACAGCCGTTCGTCACTATTCCTGTCTCTTGCTTTCCAGAGCTTGCGTAACGGATCTAGCATTTTATCTTCTAAGGCTTTTTTTAGCATACGATTTAGTTCTTTACTACGTGATGACTTATCGATAAGACGATTTCCATCTTCATCAAAAACACCAATTTCTTGAAAGCGTAATATGCAACTAGAGCCAACCCATAGAGAACTTTTTTTAATTTCATTCAGTATCTCAAAATGATAGCGTAATTCTGGGTGTTCACAGAGTTCACAATCTACAGATGCATCTCCATAGTCTTGAACTTCACCTGTAAAAGCCCATTCTTTTAAAGCTTCTATAAACTCATCAGCTAAACTTAATGGAATAAGGTTTAGTTTTGACTTTTCTAGCCATGGGTTCGTTCTCATTTTAAATTCCTTTTATTGCATTAAAAACAATTTATCAACCAACCGCCAATTTTCCAGCCTCATGCCACATTTCACTTGGCATGGGGTTGGTTAATTCCCACGTTATATTCATCGGTTGGCTGCCATTGTGGCTTTGGTACTTAACTTCGCCGTAGTTTACAAACCCCATAGTTCGGCCGTTTTCATCTTTGCCTTGTTCGCGCACAAATAACAGGATAGTTTTGCCTGTTTGTTGGTGTTCAATATAACTAAGGCCGCGGCCGTGTTCTGGGCGGGCGCTGTTTTGCGTTTGCCAGTGGAACAGGGTGGGGCTGATTGCGTAGTCATGATAGAGCGTGGTGGGCGAGTAGGTTTTTTCGCATTTGTTAAGTGTTACAAATAAAAGCTCTAAATTTTGGCTTTTAAATTCTAAAACGCCTTCGCGGGCGGTCGATTTTTTATCAAATGAGTGTGCGCCAAAAGCTGCAAGTATTTGTTGTCGCGTGTAGCGGCTATGTAATTTTATTGCGTGATTAGGTAAGCACGCTAAATCACTTTCTTGCTGGTGAATACGGTTTATTAATAGCGTAATTACTTGAGCAAGTTCGTGCTGAAGCTCTTTGTGTTTAAGTGCTTGTAAGCTTTGTTCGAGCGTTTTAAAGCCTAAACTTGTGCCAGTGGTATCCCAAAAGTTGTAATGCACCATAAGCGCGTACTGTTGGTTTTGTGGTGTTGGGGTAAAGCTAAAGTCGTTATTACATAAGTCACGTAAAAAGCATAGGTAACTGAGCGAGTCGCAGCCGAGTAATTGGGCGTTGATTGCGCGGTAATACGCGGCATAAATATCGGCCTGCTCTGTTGGTATTTCATCGCCTTTTAACCAGCGCCAGCCGCCGAGTTTTTTATCTTTTGGTTTGTATATATCTTCAAGCGTGACTTGTGGGTTTATGCGTAAAAAATTACTGAGCGTTAGCGCGTCATTAGTATGTTGCGAATAGCTATTTATCAGCT
This window encodes:
- a CDS encoding DEAD/DEAH box helicase: MNFLESLSKECLEDEYFIYLLEKAEIINGESFFSIENSTLSEKEFSDLLRFSDILSNSKSSDALNKSFKIISILIERYKGKDYFLSFAKSILIKIGNFPAIKFLEDKYEFQCGMPMERFISKTIKEDYQRIPNTDLTFTDSQFEIFERLKNSNHFSFSGPTSLGKSFVISSFIRFLISEHKETDNIVVLVPTRALINQTVNQLKSEFKDVKSYKVLAYPKVPTSFKAADARFIFVFTPERLLAYLSDHSNPKLDYLFVDEAHKIISIRDSRSPLYYHAILQAEKKSVKLFFASPNIPNPEVFLKIFEKSNDEALSINNSPVSQSRYFMDFVNKECTLFTEQGNDIKIPLDFYEKDFFYWLIKLSNKDKSIIYCNSKRDTIDFALEFSKKLPPKKNESLNELISIVQDNLHADYFLIDCLKKGVGFHFGNLPQDIREKVEILFAKGDGIDYLFCTSTLLEGVNLPAKNIFILSNAIGLTKFTDIDFWNLAGRAGRMTKELSGNIICARIKVKNNRWNEPEKDLNVVRNKATKSIDSILSSGKGNFYKNLERSIKGEPFTNKSASYNEINIWNHYANIAQIHEVLNYDSTLKSNFIKRVASAKETLEKSTKKNIVPERILSFSSMIKPKYQNDFLMRHYEDSLVLNADIDYENCLEALNTLYQIYDWEHEESHGRRPICRTKDSLKYYAVLLSSWMTSTPLNLMVLNSLKHFDKKGEIWDESSRCLIPFKRQDKTHINMVINELITDIDHIVRFKLKNYFDNYFLLLTEKLGENYAGENWAEFLEYGTNDRRVMELQNIGFSRHLSLFLLDKYSNHLSFRGNDLIKLDIKAIASSLVGKNAEYEEFAEVLSLEP